A window of Bacillus sp. DX3.1 genomic DNA:
AGTAATGGGGAACGTTATTTAAGTACCCCACTTTATCAATTTGAATCATAAAGTGAAACTTTGATCAGTGGGGGTTTTCTTCATCCTCCACTGATCATTAGCCCTCACCAATCGGGCTTTTACGGGCAGTTTATCCCTCACTTAAGTTCTTTACTTCTTGCAGAACTTTGAGGTGGGGGGATTACTGCCCGCGAATAGCGGGATAATCCTATGATTAGAAAAAAAGCATTCCTGAAAAAGGAATGCTTTTTCTTTTTTCGTTTGAAAATAGGAAAAGAGTGAATGACTAGAAAACTTCATGTAAAATAAACAGTAGTAGTAAAGTTAAATCATTTTTGGTGCTTTAGCGGGCAGTTATTTCACACCGATCCTCTTTGATTTCTAGAAAATTTGAGTTGGTAAGGTTATGCAGTCTGATAGGGCAAGATATAAAGAAGACGAGGTGTTGATATGCAGCAACGAAAATCTTTAGCGATTTCTATTTCATATCGATTAGATTTTTTTAAGCAGTACAAATTTCTTTCACAACATAAACCTCAGCATATTTTGTTAGAAAGTGGGCGTGGGGGACGTTACAGTATTGTTGGGCTTGATCCTGTAGCGGTGATTCAAGGAAAGAATGAAACATTATATATAAGGGAAAGTGGAAAGGGAACAATAAAAAAGGGGAACCCTTTACACTTGATGCAGCAGTATATGGAGCAGTGGAAAACGGATCATAATCCGGAATATCCTCCGTTTCAAGGTGGTGCGATCGGCTACTTTAGCTATGATTGCATCCGGTATATTGAGAAGATTCCTTCTCTTGCAGAAGATGATGTGGATGTACCTGATATATTCTTTTTATTATTTGATGATGTGTTTGTGTATGATCAAAAAGAACAAATGCTATGGATTATTACGCATTATATAGATGAACGAGAAGAAGCAGAGCGACGTTTAGATGAATGGAAGAATCTTTGGTTACAAGAAGCGCCGGAAGTAACGATGCCGTTTGAGTGTCCTGAAAAGATGAACGAAGCAGTTTCTTTTACAGAAGAGGGCTTTATGGGAGCTGTTCAGCGTATTCAACAATATATTGGAGCTGGAGATGTGTTTCAAGTGAATCTGTCGACAAGACAAGAAAAAACACTGCAAACGCATCCGCTTGAGATTTATACGAAGCTTCGTGACATTAACCCATCACCATATATGGGGTATTTGGAACTTGGAGATTTCCAAATTGTCAGTGGTTCACCTGAATTGTTAATTAAAAAGCAAGGGAATGAAGTGAGTACTCGTCCAATTGCTGGTACGCGTTCTCGTGGGAAAAATGAACAAGAAGATGAAAGTCTGGCAAAAGATTTAATTGAAAATGAAAAAGAACGTGCAGAACACGTTATGCTTGTCGATTTAGAACGGAATGATTTAGGGCGTGTTTGTAAGTATGGGACCGTGGAAGTTGATGAATTTATGGTCATTGAAAAATACTCACATGTTATGCATATTGTCTCTAATGTTCGCGGTGAAGTGGAACAAGATAAGGATGCTTTTGATTTAGTGAAAGCTGTATTTCCAGGAGGGACGATTACCGGCGCACCGAAAATTCGTACGATGGAAATTATAGAAGAATTAGAACCTGTCCGCCGAGGGATTTATACGGGTTCAATTGGATGGATTGGGTATTCAGGAGATATGGAACTGAATATTGTCATCCGTACACTTCTTGCTAAAGGTGGACAAGCATATGTGCAAGCTGGAGCAGGAATTGTGATTGATTCGAATCCAAAAAATGAATATGAAGAGTCATTAAAGAAAGCAATCGCCCTGTGGCGTGCAAAAGAAAGCAGCGAAGAAACGGTTAGGTGAGAGAAATGATATTGATGATTGATAATTATGATTCCTTTACGTTTAATTTAGTGCAGTTTCTTGGGGAGCTTGGACAAGAGCTTGTTGTCAAACGCAATGATGGAATTACAATTTCGGATATTGAACAGATGAAACCGGATTTCTTAATGATCTCGCCGGGACCGTGTAGTCCGAATGAGGCTGGCGTAAGTATGGATGTCATCCGTCATTTTGCAGGAAAAATTCCGATTTTCGGTGTGTGCCTAGGGCATCAATCGATCGCACAAGTATTCGGAGGAGATGTTGTTCGTGCAGAACGCTTAATGCACGGCAAAACGTCACTAATGCACCATGATGGAAAAAAAATTTTTGCTAATATTCCGAATCCCTTTACGGCTACGAGATATCATTCTCTTATCGTAAAAAAAGAAACATTACCAGAATGTTTAGAAGTAACATCTTGGACAGAAGAAGGAGAGATTATGGCGCTTCGTCATAAATCATTGCCGATTGAAGGAGTACAATTCCATCCCGAGTCTATTATGACTTCTCATGGGAAGGAATTACTACAAAACTTCATTCGCAGTTATAGCCCGAGTGTAGCATCATGTTAATTTATGTGAACGGTTCATTTGTAGAAGCGAGTGAGGCGAAAATTTCTCCGTATGATCATGGATACTTATATGGACTAGGTGTATTTGAAACATTTCGCATTTACAATGGACATCCCTTTTTATTAGATGATCATTATGAGCGTTTAATGGCCGCTCTTTCTACACTGCATATTCAATGGGAGATGACGAGAGATGATGTGCTTCATATCTTGCAAGAATTGCTTGTCAGAAATGGGTTGGATCATGCGTATATTCGCTTTAATGTGTCTGCAGGTGCAGGGGAAATAGGTTTACAAACAGAAGCGTATGAACATCCTTCTGTTATAGTATTTATAAAACCATTACCGTCTCCAGGTGTGAGTGTAGAGAAAGAAGGCGTTATTTTACAGCAAACACGCAATACACCAGAAGGAGCGTTTCGTTTAAAATCCCATCATTATTTAAATAATATTTTAGGTAAACGTGAAATTGGAAATACAACGAGTAAGGAAGGGATTTTCTTTACTGAGGCAGGATATGTAGCGGAGGGTGTTGTTTCCAATCTTTTTTTTGTGAAAGATAGAGTATTGAATACACCGTCACTCGAAACAGGGATTTTAAATGGAATCACTCGTGCTTTTATCATAAGGGCTGTTGGAACATTAAATATACAAATAGAAGAGGGATTCTTTACAAAAGAGGAGTTACTTTCGGCAGATGAGGTGTTTGTCACAAATTCTATTCAAGAAATCGTGCCACTTCGTTGTATGGAAGGGGTGAACTTCCCTGGTAAGGATGGCGAAATGACAAAGCGTCTTATGCGGATATATGAAATGCATAGAGAAAGTCTTTGGAGCCGAAATGAATTACTAAGAGGAGATGTGTAACATGAAGTGGGATTATGATCTACGCTGCGGCGAATATACATTAAACTTAAATGAAAAAACATTGATTATGGGTATTTTAAACGTTACACCGGATTCTTTCTCAGATGGT
This region includes:
- the pabA gene encoding aminodeoxychorismate/anthranilate synthase component II, producing MILMIDNYDSFTFNLVQFLGELGQELVVKRNDGITISDIEQMKPDFLMISPGPCSPNEAGVSMDVIRHFAGKIPIFGVCLGHQSIAQVFGGDVVRAERLMHGKTSLMHHDGKKIFANIPNPFTATRYHSLIVKKETLPECLEVTSWTEEGEIMALRHKSLPIEGVQFHPESIMTSHGKELLQNFIRSYSPSVASC
- the trpE gene encoding anthranilate synthase component I — encoded protein: MQQRKSLAISISYRLDFFKQYKFLSQHKPQHILLESGRGGRYSIVGLDPVAVIQGKNETLYIRESGKGTIKKGNPLHLMQQYMEQWKTDHNPEYPPFQGGAIGYFSYDCIRYIEKIPSLAEDDVDVPDIFFLLFDDVFVYDQKEQMLWIITHYIDEREEAERRLDEWKNLWLQEAPEVTMPFECPEKMNEAVSFTEEGFMGAVQRIQQYIGAGDVFQVNLSTRQEKTLQTHPLEIYTKLRDINPSPYMGYLELGDFQIVSGSPELLIKKQGNEVSTRPIAGTRSRGKNEQEDESLAKDLIENEKERAEHVMLVDLERNDLGRVCKYGTVEVDEFMVIEKYSHVMHIVSNVRGEVEQDKDAFDLVKAVFPGGTITGAPKIRTMEIIEELEPVRRGIYTGSIGWIGYSGDMELNIVIRTLLAKGGQAYVQAGAGIVIDSNPKNEYEESLKKAIALWRAKESSEETVR
- the pabC gene encoding aminodeoxychorismate lyase, encoding MLIYVNGSFVEASEAKISPYDHGYLYGLGVFETFRIYNGHPFLLDDHYERLMAALSTLHIQWEMTRDDVLHILQELLVRNGLDHAYIRFNVSAGAGEIGLQTEAYEHPSVIVFIKPLPSPGVSVEKEGVILQQTRNTPEGAFRLKSHHYLNNILGKREIGNTTSKEGIFFTEAGYVAEGVVSNLFFVKDRVLNTPSLETGILNGITRAFIIRAVGTLNIQIEEGFFTKEELLSADEVFVTNSIQEIVPLRCMEGVNFPGKDGEMTKRLMRIYEMHRESLWSRNELLRGDV